gtaatagtaagataagatCATATACATTTGTTGATGTGGAGATTTCTACCGTTGACACATAACCTGCATCCGAAGCTCGTGTTTGGAAAATAACTCGTACGGTATGAAGAGGGAacacccgatgcaaaacggactTCCCAAGTTCCCCCACAAGAACATTCACCTGCCTCACTGGTTGTAAGGCTTGCAGCACTGGTTTTCAGAGCCCAGAGGTCAAAGAAAGCCAGAAAAGGCCGTGGTTTGCTTTTAGCCATGGTCGGTGGTCGAATGGAGGAGGCACCGGCAAAGCCATTGTTTTTGCCGCGCCAACTTTCCCGCCGCCACATCCTTCCCACTTGCGAAGTGTGAACTATTGCCAGCACCGCCTCGGTATCTACCGTGCACATTCTCCCCTGCGCAGCAGAGGCACGGGCACGGGCCCAGAAGACGGAAACTTCGCGACGTTCCCGAGCCCCCCGCGGCGGCGAACGCGCACCGCGCACGGCAGGCGCCCACGGCATCTTGCCGACGTCAGAACCCATTGGCCCAACTCAACCGCCAACAGAAAACCGTCGTCCCTGACGCGCCTCCATCGGACTGGATCATCCGTCCCACTCGGGAGCCTATAAAAACTTGCCCGACCACACGCCATCGCAGCTCACCAAGCCAGACCAAGCCAAGCTCCCACTCACAAGAAGAGCACGTCCCAGGAagagagcagagagagagacggATCGAAGATGAGCGTGGAGATCCTTGACGGGAGCACGGTTCGGAGCTTCGTGGAGGACGAGGGCGCCTTCAACTCCTCCGTGGACGGCCGCTTCGCCGCGCTGGACGCCGACCGCGACGGCCTGCTCACGTACGCGGAGATGGCCGGCGAGCTcatgagcctccgcgtgctcgagAAGCACTTCGGCGTGGACGAGGCGGCGGTGCCGGCCGACGAGCTCGCCGCGCTCTACCGCGGCCTGTTCGCGCGGTTCGACAGGGACGGCAGCGGCAAGGTGGACCGCCAGGAGTTCCGCGCCGAGATGAGGGAGGTGCTGCTCGCCGTAGCCAACGGGCTCGGCTTCCTCCCCGTGCAGATGGTCGTCGAGGAGGGGAGCTTCCTCAAGATCGCCGTCGACAGGGAGCTCGGCCAGATCGCCAATGCTGCGTAAAGCTCAGTAGCTCATATGCATGGGCCACTACTTGCGCGATCAGAGTAGTATAGATTACTGAATTTTCAAGTGTCATAATTGCAATTTTAA
The Panicum virgatum strain AP13 chromosome 6N, P.virgatum_v5, whole genome shotgun sequence genome window above contains:
- the LOC120678842 gene encoding uncharacterized protein LOC120678842, giving the protein MSVEILDGSTVRSFVEDEGAFNSSVDGRFAALDADRDGLLTYAEMAGELMSLRVLEKHFGVDEAAVPADELAALYRGLFARFDRDGSGKVDRQEFRAEMREVLLAVANGLGFLPVQMVVEEGSFLKIAVDRELGQIANAA